The genomic stretch tacctataaattatatattcattgatactttattaatataaatagtaaGAAGTTCACacctttattatatatatgttgttataaataaaaaaaaaaaatatattatattaataatataatatataacactTTTAaaggtatatattatataagaacATGGTAGATATAATATGTGCATAtatcttataatatattatattatatattcattctttcgaattaataataaaaaaaaaaaaaatccacAACATACTAATTTATGTTGtaatcatattaatatattcaaatggTGAAAATATTGAAGTCCATCCATTgacttcattttttttttttttttttttttattattattataaattatattaatatatgaattgTTCAGGAACTAgccaaaaaatttattattttattatatttttttttttttttttttttttttttgtcaatTATAGCATAagtgtataaatatacataatactGTTGATAAAataggtaaaaaaaaaaaaaaaaaaaaagagaaatgaGATGTAAAATAATTGGGTTCATAACATTTTGTTGTGATAAGATCGTTAAGAGGTAGTCTAAAAGTAGACactttatgtatttattgtATTCTAGAAATCTTTAAATGAACATGTGAAGAATGCACAAAcataaaaggaaatatatatatatatatatatatatatatatatgtatgatgaaatgtttttatatgtgtCGAACTTTcccatcatatatatatatatatatatatatatatatattatagttaTATTAGAAGTACTTCattttaacatattttaaatatatatgaatatttatatatattcatgtttattattttatttcatttttaatatgagAAAAGAAGTCTTTTCTTCATCTcgaatataatgataatttattagagatgaatttttttcaatGTTTCTTGagaaataatcaaaataaaaaaaaagaaaaaaaaaaaaaaatcagcaaaataaaagattattatatatatatatatatatatattttttttttttatgtaatacatataatatgtgtataatttATGTGTGCTTACatttaatttctttaaagaaatatattgaattttctcttcatttatattaccaAAAAATGAAGGTGCGTGCTTGCCTTTGCTATAAATGGGCAACATTACTTTTTTATAAGCACATGTGATGAGAAATAATAAGTAAAAAGACATTATAATGATGGAACCTATTGAATGTATTGTCCCAAtagattttaaaaaataaaataaacacatatatatatatatatatatatatatttattatttatttatttatttatatgtatatttttttttttttttgtgttatttgaataataaaaaatacgcACACATGTAAACGTATGTTATTTACACACCCTTccacttttatatttaataaatgtgtacctttatatatatatatgtgtgctCAAAAGATATGAACATTTTGTACTTAAAAAttcaatatttaatattgttTGGTTTTATTCTtgcctattttttttttttttttttttttgatatatatatttttcattataatatattttaaaaaaaaaagaaaaaaatttttttttttttttcattgttgaatttttaaatattttatatatatacatttatttatttatttatttatttatttttttatattttttctttctttcaaatgtgtgtttttttttttttttttgagttaTTTACCCTTCGGTTATTTtgcaaaaaaataataaataattatttattataattataataaaataattatggaAGAGGATAAGTTAACTCATAAAGAAAAGAGGAAGGATAtcgaaaaatatacaaatgagGGAGATGGGAATATGAACACCATTTCTTCAAATATAAAAGAGGAAGAGAAAGGTTCCTTGAAggatgatattataaaattttgtgaagataatttaaataatgaaaaagaaaagaatataaataaaaaaatggaagAAAATGTAGAAAAAGATTGTTGTCATATAAATAACAGacaatatgataatatagaaaataatccATGTTGTGAAGAAAAAGACCTGAACAAGtcagaagaaaaaaaggatatacaggaaaattcttataataataataataataataatgaatatgaGGAATTTATAGATATGTGGATAAACTTAAGTTATACATCagtagataatataaatatatgtgaaaAGGTAGATGacttaaatataaatcacAAGGAGAAAGAAAAggataaaacaaaaatggaaaaatttCGAAGGAGGCAATTAATTAAAGATGATCCGAAAGAACAAAATGATGATGTAGGGACTAGTGAAGAGATGgatataaaagaagatgATAGCGATAGTTCAAGTATGGAAGATGTTATAATAAGTAATGAAGATGAAGTAACTATTGAAAGAGAAGGACAAAGAAACATTTCAAGTGATTGTAGTACACAACAAtgtttggatatatatatgagggATGATCCAAAGTTATGTCAGGATAAAGAAGtcgataaaaatgataaagatgataaagatgataaagatgataaagatgataaagatgataaagatgataaagatgataaagatgataaagatgataaagatgataaagatgataaagatgataaagatgataaagaaagtgtgaagaaaaaaaaaaagaaaaaaaaagaaaaaaacaaaaaaaacaaagataaaaatgacaaaaatgacaaaaatgacaaaaatgacaaaaatgacaaaaatgacaaaaatgacaaaaaagacaaacaatataaacaaaaaaaagaacaaaatatcAAAGGCTTATTATGCTTAAATTCTTTAGATAAATCATTTATCCAAGTTCCCCTTAATTGTATATTAAACACCTTTCGAAATATTCAAAAGGAAATAGAAAAGAATTTTATGATTATCACATTATTTAttgaaaagaaattaaaagattTAAGCGATGATGTAAGtatagaaaaattaaataccaTGTTAGAAAAATTACAAGCATTAAAAAACAAAGTAAATGAatcaaattttttattaaataaatatatcaaaagatTAGTAAGTcgtttaaaatatatatattttgaaggAGATATACAAGttcaaaatttaaaatacGATTTTCGTTTTCAGAATTATGAGAAAAGAATTAATTGGTTAATCaatgaatatttatgtaGATATGGTTATTTTGATACAGTGtctatattttgtaaaagatATAATCTAGAAGATTATTCAGATAAGGAtgtatataaagaatatatatatataattaatgaattaatgaaatataatacacaacCCGCATTAGATTATtgtcaaaaatataaatcacaactaaaaaaaatagattcAAATATTGAATCTGAATTACATTTACAATATgtaattcatttaatatttgaTAACAAGTATTTAGAAGCTAtcgaatatattaaaaaaacaatttcACAGCCACATGGATGTTTAGCATCagatttaaaatttttaattacaCATATAGCacttcataataaaaaaaaaaaaaaattaaaaaaatttaatgatAATAGATGGAAAAGAGTTATCAACTTATTCAAAAAAGTATATTCTGATATATCTGGACTCACCACAAATCCTTTACTTGAACTTTTAATAAAAGCGGGCATTTCGGTAATAAAAACAGATCATTGTGGAAGCAAAACGTCTACAAAATGTCCCACATgtataaaagaattaaaaaatataataaacaagttaccaaatatacaaaaaaccAAAAGCTTCCTGGTATGCCCATATACAAATGAAGTTATGGATGAACATAATCCTCCTTTCACCACACCAACAGGATATGTTTTTTCTGAGAAAGCTATTTCTTTGTTTTTGAAAGCTGAGGAAACATTCGAGTGTCCCATAACTAATGAGAAGTATCGTATGGATGAATTTTCTCGTCTCTTCATATGAAAAATCGACACTTCCAATAAGTATAAGTGAAAGTTGggaaacaaataataatatggactCATACAtgttaatataaacaaaaataaaatcataaGATATATCATACAAGGGTTCacatgtaaataaataaataaataaataaatatatatatatatatatatatatatatatatatgtatatgtatatttctatttatatgtgggtactaattttttttctttttctatatatttcttattatttaatcCAGACCCATTTAACAAAAtgtacattattataattacttatttgtttattattttatttttttatggttAATTTGgacattataattttaatgatgaggagaaaaaaaaaagaaaaaaaaaaaaaaaaaaaaaaaattaaattaaaataaattaaattaaattaaagtAAAGTAAAGCAAAGTGGGACAACATATATAATggttttaaaattataacaaaaaaaaaaaaaaaaaaaaaaattataaataaataaaaatatatatatattttttttatttatatatatatatatatatttttttttatttatatatatatatattttttttatttatatatatatttttttttttatttatatatatttttttttttttatttatatatatttttatttatttacatttatgttACAAATCAGAatgaacttttttttttttttttttttttttaccaaataaaaatattgatataatCATAACAACTTTGTGATAACACCGGATGCTACAGTTTTCCCTCCTTCTCGTAAAGAAAACCTCAATCCATATGTTAATGCTAATGGATACATTAATTCAATAACACATTTAACATTATCTCCAGGGTTGGCAACTTGTGTATCTTCATTAAGGATAACAGCACAATTAACATCAGCTGTTCTTATATATGCTTGTGGTCTATAATATGAAGAGAAAGGGTTTTTTCTTCCtccttcttcattttttaatacatatatatcactTTCAAATTTTTTGAATGTTTTAATATTCGGTGCTTTTGTAACAACCATACCTCTAGTAATATCATttctttttacattttttaacatGATACCAATTTGATCTCCAGCTTGAGCCGTATCTAAAATTTTCCTGAACATTTCTATACCCGTAATAACTGTTTTTATAGATTTTTCTTTGATGCCTAATATTTCTACTTGATCGTTTAATTTTAGTGTGCCTTGTTCCACTTTACCGGTTGCAACGGTTCCTTTTCCTGATATTTGTAATACATCGTCTATACTCATTAGAAAAGGTAGATcagtttttctttttggttCCTCAATATAATTATCACATGCATCTAATAATTTAAGAATAGAAGGAACACCATACTCTGATTGATCTCCATTTAATGCTTTTAAAGCAGATCCTTTTATAAATGGAATATTATCACCATCGTATTTAtgaaaagataataattcaCGAATTTCTAATTCAACTAAATCTACTAATTCTTGATCTTCACACatatctattttatttaaataaacaaTCATTTTTTCAATACCTATTTGTCTAGATAATAAAACATGTTCCTTTGTTTGTGGCATTAAACCATCGTATGCTGACACCACAAGAATAGATCCATCCATTTGCGAAGTACCTGTTatcatattctttatataatctaAATGTCCAGGACAATCAATATGACTATAATGTCGTTTTTCTGTTTCATATTCTACATGCGTAGCGTTAATTGTGATTCCTCTTTTTTGTTCTTCAGGAGTTTTATCTATTTCTTCATAAGATTTAAAAACACCTCTATTTAAATCTGAACATACTTTTGTTATAGCAGCTGTTAACGTAGTTTTCCCATGGTCCACATGACCTATAGTACCTATATTCATATGAGGCTTTTTTCTCTCAAATATTCCAATAGCAAAATTCTGACGAAATATACAAAAGAActtatctttattatcaaCCAAATTATTTtgtcttttatatatattatatactttattcttattactacatttatttgttatattacatttacatgaatatttattatacatattgtttaactttttatttgtttcctTCGTATCTCTATctcttcttatatatatgtgacatTCAACTGCTTTgttatataacaaattattcatatttcttttttccatCATTAGGTTTAACCGTTCAAATGTGTGCTTCAATTTATCACTCTTCGTAAAAGAGTTCAAAAAGATACATTTACTTTTAAGCATATTTATtactaataaataaataaaaaaaaaaataaaaaaaaaaaatatatatatatataaataaatatatatacaaatataggtgtaataaataaaaatataaacataaatataaataaataaatatatatatatatatatattatttaatttttttttttgcagcTATAAATGAAGCATATGCTTTTCctattttttcaatatatatataatgtgatCAATTCAAAtgtatatcaaatatatgtggttaatttttttttttttttttttttttttttttaatattaagcAGGTTTGtttctttcttatttattaattaaaaaaaaatacatacatatatatatatatatatattttatatatatataatatattctctATGTttagtttatttttattatacatgtATGAACATTCCAAATAATCCCATTACACATTCGAAaaattgtacatatataacagAATATGTGACTTATGGAGCATTAtcaaattaatttatttttatatcatttattattttattttattattcataaaaaaaaaaaaaaaaaaaaaaaaaaaataccatTAATGTTTTCACATGtgacataaatattttgttctttgcttttttttattttttattttttcattttttatttcttcctATTCTTcctattcatttatttatttgtttattttttttctttttgtgtGTGACTCTTTCAATATGAACGAGTGTAACACAAAGAAAATACAGAATGGAGATAAGACGAAGAGAAAGAAGTACACGTATTTATTTCTTAGTATCCTTATTTGTTTCGTAATTaggatttttattttttttcttttgaacATATTAGAAGGAAGTACTTatgaatacataaataagTTGATCAATGTGGATTTGAACAtacaacatataaaaaaatatgatgagAGTAGAGAAttgaaagaaaatataaataatataaataaaaaaggaaaacataTGGAAAAGatatatgatgatgaaagaaataataaaaataatctttataatataaataataattattataacaagatagatattaaaattattaaaactaataagtatataaaagaacttgaattatattttcaaaaaaataaacgatataataatttaagaagttttttattaaaaaatgattatatgcattatttatttaatacagatatatataatttaaaatatttatatgatagtTATGTATtaagaatattaaaaaaagatatgtATTCTTCTTTGGTTATACGAATTAAtccaatttttttaaaaattttacatTTCCTTCTCTTCAAACcaataaagataaatatagatgtattaataaaaatatgtaataattatgaatttcgtttctttttatttatatgcatAATAGATATACTTATAGCCATCTTcttatttcttataatagacaaattaaataattggaatacatattttctttatattattagtaaCAATTATACAACACctcattttaatataattaatcctttattattaataaatatatatttaaataatccaATTAACATCTTAGCAAACAGTTTTTTATCTCTAGATAATTTTAAACTCTTAATTATTACAGCAAACTTCTATTTAACCCTATCAAGAATACAAAATGTATCAAAtcaacaaaaacaaaatgtatataaaaataaatataaaagaatatgttCCTTTTTCAATCTACTTCTTATCCTTTTCCATAAtgctatattattatatatcacatcatttcattttatactGGTTGTTATAGGAATaaacaattttattatatacatagaagaagattttttaaaacgctatcatataaaacaaaatgttCAATTTTGCAAACTTGCTCATATGCTATTCAAAAATATGTTCTTGTTACTTATCAccttaattatatatgctCTATTTATAGTAATATCATATTTTCAAAACTCCCATTCgctagtaaaaaaaaaaaaaaatataaataaataaatatatatatatatatatatatatatatatatatatgtgatatatttcatatgaaCGATAACAAGAAATATGatattaaatacatattcTTGTTTACTATTATGTTGTCTTTATTTTAGtcctttttaaataatacggtgattaatgaatataaaatattattactctTACCAAACTTGGGAAATTTCTGGTATATCTTCTCAACGGTAcgattaaatatataaacaaataaataaatgtatgtatgtatgtatgtatttatgtatatattcatttatttatgtatgtattattttttattttttagatGTTCAGAGATTATTACTATTCCTTTTTGTTCTTATTCCAcgtaatgaaaaaataaaaaataaatatatatatataatatatatatataatatatatatgtgcttgttttttttattattttttttttttatacagtTTCATATTTTCCTTTATCCTGTGCCTCTTTTCTTTCGCTTGGTTAAGACACCactcatatatttaaaagttCTCATCGCAGTAAggatcataatattatatatattaaattaaaatgatacaatataaacatatatatatatatatatatatatatgtatgtattattttttttttttatttttttttttttagattgCTTTAGTATTTCAACCAAATATAACAATTAACGACATTGTGTATTCTTtggtataaaatatattgtattatgaaaaaaaaaaaaacaaattacaaatatatttcatcctttttatttatttttcttgtgTTTTTTATATAGTTGTTGTTGGTTATAGATTACGAACGGACCATATATGCTATCCCCTTCATCAAattggtaataataaaaaagacaTCAAAAGGAAATacatacaaacatatatacatatacatatatatatatatatatatatatatatatatatttcccttttgtttatatgattcttattttttttttttacatattctttatgaatataaaacttaaaaattatgaacgttcataatttttttccattttttattaaaatattatgaacatgTTCATGTAAATTTTGACAAATGCacccaatatatatatatatatatatatttttttttttttttttttttttttttttttttttttcatctagctattaatattactatCCAATTTGTGTTTATGTTTTGTGACTTTAAATTTATGGTTGAGGAAAAATACGGGAAATGCCAACTACGTGTTTTTTAACCAGTTGgttgtttttaatataacaaGTAAGTATATAAAGAGAGATGATATTTTATGGTTCATATACAAGCATGTAAAAGATGTATATGAggacacacacatatatataaataaataaataaataaatatatatatatatatatatatacatatatatatttttttttggaaacagccttttttataataaacagTATGAAGTTCTACATACGAGTTCAAACACCCAAGAGTCAGTTAAATGAAGGAAAGTGTATTTcgatattaaataaaaagaaaagcaagtttaattttttacacTTATTCAAGAAAAAATTAGCATAAAGAATTACATTTGAATATGtgcttatttatattatatttaaaaataagaaacagaaacaaaaaaaaaaaaaaaaacaaggaaTATTTctactattttatttttttacgtTTTTATGGTAtcttagaaatatatatatatatatatatatatacatttttatacacAACAATATGTTGCATTCTTTTATgacttttttataattaaattattaatatatatacataaatatatatattaataccattatatatatgtatgtatgatttatatttatttattattattattttattattttttggtatttcattgtaataatatttatccaTTAAAGTTTTAGAACAATTACtttattcattatatgttttttataattttttataattttttataattttattattatttttttataatttatttttttggttaCATTAAAGTAACCAAGGGGgttttttaacatataataatttttttattatttaattttttttttttttttatgtcaatgttaatattaatataagcATATAGCCAAAATTTAaggaaaatagaaaaaaaaaaaaaaaaaaaagaaatataaacaatatatatatattatatatatataatatatatattatattatatatatatatatatatatatatatatatatatatatttatatggcTCTGATAAGTttaaattcattatatatgtaaaaatatataaaatttcttttttttgtacatatataataatatatatatatatatttatataatatcatgaggaaaaaaaaaaatgttcttAAATTTTCAAAtcgttatatttttaatatataataatattaataacattttaaagaatcatatattttcatcCATTCATTTCGTacatttattcatatattttgtgcagataaataataaatacaatatCCGAGgaggaaaagaaaataaaaaaaaaaaaattagaggGTAGCTTCTtgtatgttatttttatattttacgccccccaaaagaaaatatatatatatatatatatatatatatatatatttataatttgtatattatatatatatagtaatattaaaaaaaaaaaaaaaaaaaaaataattatatatatatataatataaatttattttatttattttgtatgattatataataacataataatttattatttttttatttttataaaagtataatattactataaagcaaaaaaaaaaaattaaaataatataaatataataaaataaaacaattataaataaatattaaattattattgttaaaaccatttatcaatatatattaaaaggaaaaaaaaagaaggaagCAACAATATTTTGTTGTAAcgtttgtaaatatatatatatatatataaaattaaataccaTTTCAtgtgataattttttttatcttggaaaaaattcttatattaaaaaatattaataatataaccaTGAATaagataattttttaaatataaaaattgtgttttattttttgttaactTTTGTATaagtttttataaatatagtattttttatattttatttttatatcactttattatttcattttattctttattttttttttttttttttcgctcttcttttattattttcaattcctatatataaaatataattaaagaaaatggcgttaaacatatttaagaaaaaaaagtctAAGgataaaaaggaagaatTAAAAGATATCAAAGCAGGTACTtgtacatatacatataagtggatacataaaagaaaatgaaatcaaatcaaaaaaaaaaaaaaaaaaaaaaaattaccatatatatatatatatatatatatatatatatatatatatattatatatatgtatatatttatttatatacatccATTCTATTGAtgtccatttttttttttccatttttgtGTTACGAAAAAACACCTTTTTGTAAAACGTCACATATGGTTTTCTTATtctgtatgtatattttttttttatgatgaaaataaaaaagaaaagctGATAAAAAGTTGATGATTTTTATGCTATTTCACCAAGATctctgaaaaaaaaaaaaaaaaaaaaaaaaaaaaaaaaacatatgaacatatgaacatatgaacatatgaacatatgaacatatgaacatatgaacatatgaacatatgaacatatgaacatatgaacatatgaacatatgaacatatgaacatatataatatatatatatatatatatatttatttatttattccttttgttttaattttttttttttttttttcacgtATAGATGATAGCAATGTTGATAATAAAGCCACCGAATCTACTGCTGTAGATTCTGAAGCCAAAATGGAGATCTCTAGTAAGGTGtctgaaaaaaagaaaaccaAGAAAAACGaagataaaaagaaaaagaaaaaaaaggatgaCACGTCAGAATCGTCCGACTCGTCAAGTGATAGTGATGATGATTCCgaagaagataataaaattgaaatcaaaaatgaaaataaaaaggaaaataaaaaggaaaacaaaAATGAGAACAAAAATGAGAACAAAAATGAGAACAAAAATGAGagcaaaaaggaaaataaaaaggaagtaAAAAAAGATGATTCATCTTCAGATTCGGATTCTAGCTCAGATTCTGATGATTCAGATGACTCCGATTCAGATGAagtagaagaaaaaaaagagaaagaaaGTGATAAGGTAGTTAAACCAAGTAATAATACTCATAAGGTTGTAGAAAAGAAGAAGGCTGAAACCAAATCAGATTCGGATTCAGATTCGGACTCAGACTCAGACTCAGACTCAGACTCAGATTCAGACTCTGATTCAGAtgacgatgatgatgaagaaaaagacgagaaaaaagaaactggaaaaaataaagaagaagtaacaaagaaaaaagaaggaGCAAAAGCAAATTCCGATTCAGATTCGGATTCAGATTCGGATTCTGACTCAGATTCAGACTCAGACTCAGATTCCGACTCAGATTCTGATGAAGCTAAAGAACAAAAAGAGGATGATAAACTAAAGACAAATAAAGGAAAGAGTACACACAATTTAGAAGTGACAGAAGAGAAAAACGATTTGAATGGTGTTGAAGgaaaaaacaaaaggaagaatataaatgtcgaagaaaacaaaaaggGTAAAAATAAGAAGCAAAAATTAGGTAATAATGTAGAGACTGAAAATATGAAtgagaataatatgaatttcCAAGATGATGGAAATTTTGGAAATGA from Plasmodium falciparum 3D7 genome assembly, chromosome: 13 encodes the following:
- a CDS encoding CTLH domain-containing protein, putative; protein product: MEEDKLTHKEKRKDIEKYTNEGDGNMNTISSNIKEEEKGSLKDDIIKFCEDNLNNEKEKNINKKMEENVEKDCCHINNRQYDNIENNPCCEEKDLNKSEEKKDIQENSYNNNNNNNEYEEFIDMWINLSYTSVDNINICEKVDDLNINHKEKEKDKTKMEKFRRRQLIKDDPKEQNDDVGTSEEMDIKEDDSDSSSMEDVIISNEDEVTIEREGQRNISSDCSTQQCLDIYMRDDPKLCQDKEVDKNDKDDKDDKDDKDDKDDKDDKDDKDDKDDKDDKDDKDDKDDKESVKKKKKKKKEKNKKNKDKNDKNDKNDKNDKNDKNDKNDKKDKQYKQKKEQNIKGLLCLNSLDKSFIQVPLNCILNTFRNIQKEIEKNFMIITLFIEKKLKDLSDDVSIEKLNTMLEKLQALKNKVNESNFLLNKYIKRLVSRLKYIYFEGDIQVQNLKYDFRFQNYEKRINWLINEYLCRYGYFDTVSIFCKRYNLEDYSDKDVYKEYIYIINELMKYNTQPALDYCQKYKSQLKKIDSNIESELHLQYVIHLIFDNKYLEAIEYIKKTISQPHGCLASDLKFLITHIALHNKKKKKLKKFNDNRWKRVINLFKKVYSDISGLTTNPLLELLIKAGISVIKTDHCGSKTSTKCPTCIKELKNIINKLPNIQKTKSFLVCPYTNEVMDEHNPPFTTPTGYVFSEKAISLFLKAEETFECPITNEKYRMDEFSRLFI
- a CDS encoding elongation factor Tu, putative — its product is MLKSKCIFLNSFTKSDKLKHTFERLNLMMEKRNMNNLLYNKAVECHIYIRRDRDTKETNKKLNNMYNKYSCKCNITNKCSNKNKVYNIYKRQNNLVDNKDKFFCIFRQNFAIGIFERKKPHMNIGTIGHVDHGKTTLTAAITKVCSDLNRGVFKSYEEIDKTPEEQKRGITINATHVEYETEKRHYSHIDCPGHLDYIKNMITGTSQMDGSILVVSAYDGLMPQTKEHVLLSRQIGIEKMIVYLNKIDMCEDQELVDLVELEIRELLSFHKYDGDNIPFIKGSALKALNGDQSEYGVPSILKLLDACDNYIEEPKRKTDLPFLMSIDDVLQISGKGTVATGKVEQGTLKLNDQVEILGIKEKSIKTVITGIEMFRKILDTAQAGDQIGIMLKNVKRNDITRGMVVTKAPNIKTFKKFESDIYVLKNEEGGRKNPFSSYYRPQAYIRTADVNCAVILNEDTQVANPGDNVKCVIELMYPLALTYGLRFSLREGGKTVASGVITKLL
- a CDS encoding GPI transamidase subunit PIG-U, putative, with the translated sequence MNECNTKKIQNGDKTKRKKYTYLFLSILICFVIRIFIFFLLNILEGSTYEYINKLINVDLNIQHIKKYDESRELKENINNINKKGKHMEKIYDDERNNKNNLYNINNNYYNKIDIKIIKTNKYIKELELYFQKNKRYNNLRSFLLKNDYMHYLFNTDIYNLKYLYDSYVLRILKKDMYSSLVIRINPIFLKILHFLLFKPIKINIDVLIKICNNYEFRFFLFICIIDILIAIFLFLIIDKLNNWNTYFLYIISNNYTTPHFNIINPLLLINIYLNNPINILANSFLSLDNFKLLIITANFYLTLSRIQNVSNQQKQNVYKNKYKRICSFFNLLLILFHNAILLYITSFHFILVVIGINNFIIYIEEDFLKRYHIKQNVQFCKLAHMLFKNMFLLLITLIIYALFIVISYFQNSHSLSFLNNTVINEYKILLLLPNLGNFWYIFSTMFRDYYYSFLFLFHFHIFLYPVPLFFRLVKTPLIYLKVLIAIALVFQPNITINDIVYSLLLLVIDYERTIYAIPFIKLLLILLSNLCLCFVTLNLWLRKNTGNANYVFFNQLVVFNITTFFIINSMKFYIRVQTPKSQLNEGKCISILNKKKSKFNFLHLFKKKLA
- a CDS encoding RNA-binding protein, putative; translated protein: MALNIFKKKKSKDKKEELKDIKADDSNVDNKATESTAVDSEAKMEISSKVSEKKKTKKNEDKKKKKKKDDTSESSDSSSDSDDDSEEDNKIEIKNENKKENKKENKNENKNENKNENKNESKKENKKEVKKDDSSSDSDSSSDSDDSDDSDSDEVEEKKEKESDKVVKPSNNTHKVVEKKKAETKSDSDSDSDSDSDSDSDSDSDSDSDDDDDEEKDEKKETGKNKEEVTKKKEGAKANSDSDSDSDSDSDSDSDSDSDSDSDSDEAKEQKEDDKLKTNKGKSTHNLEVTEEKNDLNGVEGKNKRKNINVEENKKGKNKKQKLGNNVETENMNENNMNFQDDGNFGNEKGEYILTMLNISRDTTDVDIRSFLKDYLDTDYSEDTIYIHINMYNNSAYIYCCEEKAKNKLLSMNNQKFNGVPVNFLDNPHIDKKIILHHTSKDTSQQDIRNMFEQYGYVVEVFFPKTYPKVFVRFDNLQSCIKALEQDGCLLKDKYIQVTLALNNSMQDNNKRNSMHNNNGMNKNRGGGNKGFFGKKFSSNSNNYNNNNNNGNNYNNNNNNNYNNNNNNNNGNNFNKNNKKKFSKPFNNFKNKKSFN